Within Bombus fervidus isolate BK054 chromosome 3, iyBomFerv1, whole genome shotgun sequence, the genomic segment CATAGTTGCTTCGGTCTTAAGACGTTTACAAGAATTCATTGTATCTTCCTGCACAATACaatcattattttcttctgtaGGTATAGATGGCGATAGTGACCTTTTAGCAGTACATACTTCAGCAACAGTGCTATTCGTTACAACATCAGCCGATGACTTAAATCGCACTATTACAGCAGTCATATTGTCGCATCCTGTACCATCTCCACAAGTATCAGGTGCTAGACAGTGGTCAAATAACtacaatgaaacatttttattaataaataatatacattttgaGCGATGATAAGGAAAGAAGTGATCAAGTATATTTTGTACCTCTTCacatatttttgataatttttcgtaattttgtgTCAAACGAGTACGAATAAATTGTACAACATCTTGACTCGACATAAAATTCCAGATACCATCACACGCAAGCACCATAAACTCATCTTTTTCTGGTTCAATTGTGATATGCCTCACATCAGGAAGTGCAGAGATCATTTGCTCTTGTGGTGATAAGtttacattttgtttataaGCATGGTCCCCAAGTGCCCTTGATAAATTAAGGCCACCATTTACTCTACCATCAGCAGTCACTTTCCCACCAGCTTTTACTATACGTTCCATTTCAGGTTCATCTTCAGGTTTGTGATCTAGACTAAGCTCTATAGCTTGACCATCTCTGCACAACACACAACGGGAATCTCCAGCATTTGCTACATATAATTCATTCCCTTTTAAAACTGCAACTACTGCTGTGCATCCACTATCATAACCTGgctgtataaattaataattcatgtttattttaacataattatatgtatatcatagaGCAAATAGTAggatatatttcataaaaaaatcatCATACCTCTTCTGTATCCATCATAAGACTTTCACTATCATCATCATCGTCATCATCATCGTCGATATTAGCATCTCCATCCTcatcttcgtcttcgtcttcgtcttcgtcttcgtcttcaTCTTCCTCGCTTTCATCTTCATCAATATCTTCTATATCATCTTCATCGCTAAAACTGTATAATAAGAgtgtaattgaaaaaatatatggataattttatatcatattatgttTATCCATTTAAGTTGTTTACCTTTCTGGGACACCATCAAATGTTTCATCATTTTCATCGTCATCATCATCCTCAGAATCTTCGTTGTCTTTCTTTAGAAGAGTATGATATAAAGTGATAGGTTGAATTCTTCTTCTACCAGTACTAGTTATACGTTCTTGCTGTCCTGCATCTCCGTTCTCTACTGGAGTACATGAACTGCTTGATACATTATCACCCCCACCCTTGCTACTATCAGCATCTTCAATTCGCTTTGATTCTGCACCATTTAATTCTACTTCATTTGCATTTAATTCTTCTGTACATGTAATTTTATCAGGACTTGTAACTTTTTTGTTTACATCTTCAGAGCTATCAGGCATATCTGCACTTTTTGTTGCCTCCACATCTGCTGTTGATCCTACTGGTGCAGAGACATGTGTATTTCCATTACTTGTAGTTGAATCAAGAACTTGTTCAGCTTCATTGTTTCCAGGACATTCAGATTCATTTCTCTTTGTTATATTAGATAAAGTCGACCCACATGGTTGGCTGGAACTACTCACGTCGGTTTCATTTGTATTCCAAGATGACGAAGATGATGAACATCCGGCGCCAGATGATGAGCTTGCTTTTTCTTTACCTCTTCGACCACGTAAATAAGGGCTCGCAGAACATACTCTTTTACtgcatttttcgttttttagattttttacATTAGGATTCAATTCTGATTGATATTTTGCCATTACTTCTTCCAATGGCATTGTTGCCTCCATACACagattattaacattttcttcttcatctaTGTGCAATGTAATGTATGAAAACAActttattaaacatatttttgtacaaaaaaatAGGTggaacaaattaataattatgaaatataataattattggcTTAACttatgaaaatgtaatttatataaaaatatagtttgaaTACAAAAAGAAACGCACCAGATTCATTCAACtcatcttttttcttatctGAGGTAGATGTCCCTGCAAGTTCTTTAAGGATACTAACTACTTCAGGTTTTTCAAGTGTGGCATCAAAGCCCAGAAAGGCATCAAGTAAAGCTTGCCTAATGTCTCCTTTCTTGTACGCATCagtttgtttaataaaatctgGTAAATTACGTGCACAGTATGTTGCTACTTCATGACCACCATGACCATCATATACAGCaaataatgaaacattttcatcaaaatctaTGCAACAGTTATGTGCATCctataaacaaataattatattttttatccaaatgtatattttatatatatactaattggaaattttttaaaaagattcaTGTGAGCTATCATATGtgcatataaaattaatattttaattaataaataaggtTACTACTAGAAAGTTATTCTAACATggataacaaatattattctgGACACAGTGAGTTTAACaatgatattatttatctatttctaAATTCTAAAACAGATGATAGCATTGtactgttattaatatttatattaaaaacaataacAAGTTAATTAGATTAATCTAAAACACGTGAAGCGTTCATAGGCTGTGAAAACTTTCATTTCGGAAGTGGCTTCGAACCATGACAAtgaatattcttaattttgCAACAGTACTGTTTTGTTCACAAGCGAAACGCCGAAGCACTCATGTTAGTATCAACGCAGTATTTGTCGTTCTCGAATCGAATAGACCGAATTTCGCGCTTCGACACATAGATGGATTACGTTTGCGATAGATCAGGATGAATGTCGTAATACTCTGGTGAAACGGTGAACCGGCAAACCGTTCTCTGACCGAAACGAAACTGGGTAACGGTGCACTGGCCGCTCGAGGGTTTTAGCTTACCTCTTGACTAATTCGCCAGCCTTGCATGGAACTCGCGCCGAATGCGACATTCTTGCCTGCTTCGTCGCTCGATACTTTTTTCGTAATCGGTTCTGATAGGTATGCACCCATTTTCGTCTAAACCGGCGATATTTCTGTTGATTTTCTGTCGTCCGTGTAAATATCACAATATCCTGGTGAAATTACTATTCACAAGCGCGGCGCACAGTCGTTAACTAGCCTCCATGACCGGTTTGGGTTTCTGTTTTCACTACGCTGCTAGCTCCACCTAGTCCGCCACTTTTCTTACATGCGCACTTCATTTTCGCGCCAAACTTTCGACGATTTTTGTTCGTTACAGAATGCTATTCGACCTTCTTTCGTAAAAGTGTATCTTTTTCAACATCATAAAGTATTTTTTCcagttttttaatataatggaTTGCGCttgtatgtaatttattatttatttcatttgaaaattattcgtatatttgttaaaaagattaaatatatatggattacaaatataatttgttcatTAAATAATGATGAAGGTACATCGCGAAGACGTTGCACGATCGGATTTGAACCACGTATGCAGGTATGTGTTTAGCGTGTATGTTTCACATGTGTGTAATGTGTGTAAGTACAGGTATGTACATTATACACTCCCacattataaagtaaataaacaaataaatctaATAGAACAGAGAAATACGCggaattatttgttttacaGATTTTATATAATCGCATACTTTCAATGTACATTTTTGAGCTTGTACattgtaacaaaattaaggTTAAAGAGCATGTTTTGCACATTCTATCAATTTAAGATCTACATATAGTGGATAATCGTTTTTATCTGTTTTATCTATTATATTCCTAATAAGATACACGCGTATGCATTGTATATTACTGAAAGTAGCGATTATGTTTAAGTACCTTGCAACTACATATTATGAATGCAAATGATAATGATTCGCATTCGCCGCTATTGCATACGATCTAGAATAACCTCGTTTCCGGATACTCAGATATTTGCTTTCCTCTTTAGTAAATCTGTCACGTTCTCCCCGTTTTGTATACCTGttcttccaaatttttaaGTTCATTCTTTTCCGCTAGAAGGAAATGTATGacacaaataatttttcttagcttaaagaattttgaaacgattgtgttacgtcgcgtgagtcgttacctgcgacgtccctcatggtcagggACGTCCCgaggcctgcacatcgtcacaATGACctgcaataaacccaaggaaccaccatagccaacatctgttaacaataaagttGTATTCTTTGCGCATATTCGGTTTATGAGTGGTCCCTTAaatgggtccttaggtttattgcacgctcattacggagaaagcggaggtttgcccagcgaggtagCGGGTTTTTtccaaggacagaaacaaacgccagtcatatttgccgaggactgtcccctcgtatttaatacattaacattgggaatacccaatgggcatcgcggatcgttaccttcacttttctaccgaaaagtgtgaactacgaatccgcgttcttagttcatcaAGGATACATCCAcaacgagctttcttcctaaatagtacgagacgggtcaatcactgtttTAATATCCTTCGGACAGTCAAGTTCGCTGTTCTAATAGAcctcggacagtcaagtcTACGGTTCTAACACTCAACAtgtcagtcaagttctcgcctctctaactaccacgtctagcaaccttcgggttcatcaccacgctttccaaacacggtctgttcaCATGTAAtccagtgtaaataaatacatatataatataactgtgaagtccagttatattccaacccaatcactttattctcccacaagaaataaggggatcgccctgttcgtggtgtcgattcgtgcaatcgtagcgggaatttacgactcccgttgacgcgaccgtctccccgcgactggacgaaaatacagatTGTTTTATAACGTAAGTATTTCACAAGTTctcaattttctattaaaaaaaaagtcatCGAAATCATAGAAAGATACATAATCCTCTTGTTTTCAGGCTGATTCTATGGTTATCGACAcacgtaaaaagaaaaagaacaccTAAAAAGATGGGTGAAGCATCCAATTGATTGTATACGAGTGTGAAGAAACGAGATTAGTGAGCGAATGTAGGGTAGGAAGAAGAATGGAAATGCTATATCATCGTTCAAGTTGGATGTACCAAAATCGGTATTTGTCACAATTAAAGATCTCTATTATCCTAAAATTCATCGATTTCATCGGTTTATAATTGGAAATTAGGGTACGGAAAGACGAAAGATGCGAAAAGAtatgaaagagaaacgagatcAGTAAACGAATGAAAAGGATGGAGAGAAGATGTTACGTCATTATTGAAAGTTCCGATGTACCGAAAGATCTGTCTACTTTAATGATAACACGATGTGTAGCGTACAGATGCCGTACGATCCGGGGAATGGTGCAGCCGGTCGTAGAGGTCGGGGTGGTTAGCGAGGATGGGTTTATGTGTTGCGTGATGGTCGCCGTTTATCGATTCGCGGCGCGCCGGGCCGTGAGGAATGAAGTCGCGGCTAGCTTCTATGTCGTGCTGTATATTGTACCCTcctctatatgtatatctgtTTCACCTAAACGCACCTACGCAAATAAGGCGCCAGCAGCGAAAGTAGCAGCGCCACGCAATCTCACGTTACTCGAAATCGTTCTGGTATCTCTGATGTCTGTCCTCAAACCATCATTGAGTTCTGACTTCTAACTTTCCTTGGTCGTTGAAAACAACAGGagaatgtttaaaattcatgaaattcGAAAGAACACGTTCTGATATATCCGTTCAATGCGAAGATCTATacattttctatcttttatagATGTGGAAGATTCTTAGGATTTTAGGGAATTGAAGATTTTTATAGATTCGTAGATTACACCTTCTTatcaaaattatgaatttttgatacatatttatttataacgaataaaaaatgtatatacttCGCTTTAGACATTAACTTTAATGTTTATgaatgatattattaatatgagcgatgaattatattttacttacaaGGAAACAAAATTATGAGAAAAATGATGTTTGAAAGCGATAGTTACAATTCTTTTCGTACGCGTTGCACAAAGGACGAAGAAGAATGAATAATACGTAATTACAAACATTGTCtattaatgaaaaagatcGCGTGCACGGGAAGTCAATTACCTCAGAGTGCAAACGTGATACATTCAATGAATAGTTGCAAAACTGAATGGAACTTACCGGAATATgacgtattttaatttaatcgaaatattaTGCGTAGTTTTGCATAAAACGTACGTTCTTACCTGGAGGATTCGATACAGAAAAGAATTCATTTCATTGTATCCTGCTTTAAATTCATCTgaattttatgtatgtatgtaatacGTCCTCACCCAAGCAATTCGATTCAAGAGCGcgattaaaaacgaaagatatatataaaaaaaaaagtaaaatggtTATACTTTATTAGAATAATATCCGTTACACGACTTATTCTCCTGAACAGTAACAttacaaaaatgttatttttctacttttactgataaaaaaattctgtatttttataacatacaatCATAATTATCAGGATcgttgttaaaatataaaattacatacgTAGATGAAGATTTTCTAGTTTTCACGATTATTCTTCGCTGATCTATCGAAACGAACCGTAAATCAATTACTAATTGAATGCACAGATCAAATCTCCTTTTTCCTCGAAGCCACATGCATTTCACGTCCTATTTGATAATAATCACGTATGCTGCGGGGAATCTGGGTCCGCACGTATACATGTACGAACATTGTAGGAATGCATACCAAACCAAGCACTACCGTATCTACATAACAAATGTGGAAACACATGATTGCACTGCACAATCGAAAAAGATCAGTTGATCATTCCGGGAAATATATCTTATaccgtaaaaataaaatgcttTTTGAATGTTCTTTCTTAACGctctgaaatttttaattcgtattttcttttatcgaaaGAAATGGATTTATATCAGTGATAAATGTACAATTTGTACTTATATTTAAAGATTCCCCATCACTTATTCTCTcatgatttatttatcaaacCGTCGACGCATAGATTCAAATTTGAATATGTAAAGATCGCAGGTGTTGTGTGGTAAGCAATTATTCTACGATTGTGCGCCATGAGTTAATCATATCATCAATGCCTCAGAGTAGTCGCTGGAGAATCaggaatatatatatgaatatatatatatatataatgaaattgacCGTATAAATTGTGCATTCACGGGTTAATCTAAAGTTCCACATTCCAATCTACGTGTAACGCGATCAAATGCATTGTATCGTCACGAAAGAATCTATTCTGGTTTCAAGGAGTCagtaaataagaaaaacgaTGATCAGAACGAATAAACTAGCGAGAATCAAACGATACAATTAAGCCtcatctttcaattttctgtGCTCTTGCGCTCTCAAACGTAATAAACGTATCACATGAACAACTCGAAATGGGAACTCGTATCAAGTATCTGAATATTTGCTTAGTTTTTGCTATTTTAACATCAGTATAAAACAAAACGAATTACATCTAATTTTAACTTTAGtaagtttttaaataaataatttaatctatAATCGTATTTTGTccattactatatatataagcaGAGAAATAGGGATATACGtaaataatgatttatttcacccatcaaatattataacgaatacttagaaatttctatattatataaattctcaGGAAACTTCTACATTTTTAGATTCTCATTTAGTTATCAAAAATCGACTAAAACGTCTAGAT encodes:
- the LOC139985800 gene encoding probable protein phosphatase CG10417, with protein sequence MGAYLSEPITKKVSSDEAGKNVAFGASSMQGWRISQEDAHNCCIDFDENVSLFAVYDGHGGHEVATYCARNLPDFIKQTDAYKKGDIRQALLDAFLGFDATLEKPEVVSILKELAGTSTSDKKKDELNESDEEENVNNLCMEATMPLEEVMAKYQSELNPNVKNLKNEKCSKRVCSASPYLRGRRGKEKASSSSGAGCSSSSSSWNTNETDVSSSSQPCGSTLSNITKRNESECPGNNEAEQVLDSTTSNGNTHVSAPVGSTADVEATKSADMPDSSEDVNKKVTSPDKITCTEELNANEVELNGAESKRIEDADSSKGGGDNVSSSSCTPVENGDAGQQERITSTGRRRIQPITLYHTLLKKDNEDSEDDDDDENDETFDGVPESFSDEDDIEDIDEDESEEDEDEDEDEDEDEDEDGDANIDDDDDDDDDSESLMMDTEEPGYDSGCTAVVAVLKGNELYVANAGDSRCVLCRDGQAIELSLDHKPEDEPEMERIVKAGGKVTADGRVNGGLNLSRALGDHAYKQNVNLSPQEQMISALPDVRHITIEPEKDEFMVLACDGIWNFMSSQDVVQFIRTRLTQNYEKLSKICEELFDHCLAPDTCGDGTGCDNMTAVIVRFKSSADVVTNSTVAEVCTAKRSLSPSIPTEENNDCIVQEDTMNSCKRLKTEATM